From the genome of Streptomyces sp. NBC_01341, one region includes:
- the panB gene encoding 3-methyl-2-oxobutanoate hydroxymethyltransferase: MSLQAAQNQSATPPAGPTPGAGKALYGGASTRRITVHDIAAATERGEKWPMLTAYDAMTASVFDEAGIPVMLVGDSMGNCHLGYETTVPVTMDEMAILSAAVVRGTKRALVVADLPFGAYQEGPVQALRNATRLIKDAGVGAVKLEGGERSHEQIRLLVEAGIPVMGHIGLTPQSVNAMGYRVQGRGEEAAQQLLRDAKAVQDAGAFAVVLELVPAELAAEVTRTLHIPTVGIGAGPDTDAQVLVYTDMVGLTGGKVPRFTKQYANLRQVLADAAKAYAEEVVGGTFPAAEHTFH; encoded by the coding sequence ATGTCGCTTCAGGCTGCGCAGAACCAGTCCGCCACACCCCCCGCGGGTCCCACCCCCGGCGCCGGAAAGGCGCTGTACGGGGGCGCGAGCACCCGCCGCATCACCGTCCACGACATCGCCGCCGCCACCGAGCGCGGCGAGAAGTGGCCGATGCTCACCGCCTACGACGCGATGACCGCGTCCGTCTTCGACGAGGCCGGCATCCCGGTCATGCTCGTCGGCGACTCCATGGGCAACTGCCACCTCGGCTACGAGACCACCGTGCCCGTCACCATGGACGAGATGGCCATCCTGTCGGCCGCGGTCGTGCGGGGCACCAAGCGCGCCCTCGTCGTCGCCGACCTGCCCTTCGGGGCGTACCAGGAGGGCCCCGTCCAGGCCCTGCGCAACGCCACCCGGCTGATCAAGGACGCCGGCGTCGGCGCGGTCAAGCTGGAGGGCGGCGAGCGCTCGCACGAGCAGATCCGCCTCCTGGTCGAGGCCGGGATCCCCGTCATGGGCCACATCGGCCTGACGCCGCAGTCCGTCAACGCCATGGGCTACCGGGTGCAGGGCCGCGGCGAGGAAGCCGCCCAGCAGCTCCTGCGCGACGCCAAGGCCGTGCAGGACGCCGGCGCGTTCGCCGTCGTCCTGGAGCTCGTACCGGCCGAGCTGGCCGCCGAGGTCACCCGCACGCTCCACATCCCGACCGTCGGCATCGGCGCCGGGCCCGACACGGACGCCCAGGTGCTGGTCTACACCGACATGGTCGGTCTGACCGGCGGCAAGGTGCCGCGCTTCACCAAGCAGTACGCGAACCTGCGTCAGGTGCTCGCCGACGCCGCCAAGGCGTACGCCGAGGAGGTCGTCGGCGGTACGTTCCCGGCCGCGGAGCACACCTTCCACTGA
- a CDS encoding glycosyltransferase, with the protein MRALFFCAPGSGHLLPLLPLVRAFRGRGDTVAVCTPESMAASLAAEDVDFLPAGPPIEPLIAEVLRTTGVDLFQDITPEAEAEFFTGARIDLGFDEALAKARAWQPDLIVAAHFDFVGPLVGAVLDVPVAVLTFGPAVQPERAELIASRLRGRYEERGVTYGSERWYLDTCPPALQNAGWEEPENRIALRPEAFRKPGQAQPSKPEGVNSRPRVLVSFGTVFAMPHVIGPLLGGLLTQDIDLRVTLNKSTPQDFGLTDEQVERVEFVGFTPLVELLQGADAILTHGGAGTVLGALAEGVPLIVTPLGADQPIQAERVAAVGAGIGFPLLDAPVESVLKAVNDVLTDTSYGDNARMVARQIAELTSPADVAEKLAAAVAV; encoded by the coding sequence ATGCGAGCTCTCTTCTTCTGTGCCCCGGGGTCCGGGCATCTCCTGCCCCTTCTGCCGCTGGTCCGGGCGTTTCGGGGACGCGGTGACACCGTGGCCGTCTGCACGCCGGAATCCATGGCGGCGTCCCTGGCGGCCGAGGACGTGGACTTCCTTCCCGCGGGCCCACCGATCGAACCCCTGATAGCGGAGGTGCTGCGCACCACGGGCGTCGACCTGTTCCAGGACATCACCCCCGAAGCCGAGGCCGAATTCTTCACCGGAGCGCGCATCGACCTCGGCTTCGACGAGGCGCTGGCCAAGGCACGCGCATGGCAGCCGGACCTGATCGTCGCCGCGCACTTCGATTTCGTGGGCCCCCTGGTCGGAGCCGTACTCGACGTTCCCGTCGCCGTGCTGACTTTCGGTCCGGCCGTTCAGCCTGAGAGAGCGGAGCTCATCGCGAGCCGTCTTCGCGGCAGGTACGAAGAGCGCGGGGTGACCTACGGCTCGGAGCGCTGGTACCTGGACACGTGCCCGCCCGCACTGCAGAACGCCGGATGGGAGGAGCCCGAAAACCGGATCGCTCTGCGTCCCGAGGCGTTCAGGAAACCTGGACAGGCCCAGCCGTCGAAGCCCGAAGGCGTCAATTCCCGGCCGCGCGTGCTGGTCAGCTTCGGAACGGTGTTTGCGATGCCGCACGTGATCGGCCCTCTGCTGGGCGGACTGCTGACGCAGGACATCGACCTGCGGGTGACCCTCAACAAGTCGACGCCGCAGGACTTCGGCCTGACCGACGAGCAGGTCGAGCGAGTCGAGTTCGTCGGCTTCACCCCGCTGGTGGAGCTGCTCCAGGGCGCCGACGCGATACTGACGCACGGTGGTGCGGGGACGGTGCTCGGTGCCCTGGCCGAAGGCGTCCCGTTGATCGTGACCCCGCTGGGCGCGGACCAGCCCATCCAGGCCGAACGGGTCGCCGCGGTCGGTGCCGGGATCGGGTTCCCGCTGCTCGACGCCCCTGTCGAGAGCGTGCTCAAGGCGGTGAACGATGTCCTGACGGACACCTCGTACGGCGACAACGCACGGATGGTCGCCCGGCAGATAGCCGAGCTGACGTCGCCGGCGGACGTCGCCGAGAAGCTCGCGGCCGCCGTTGCGGTCTGA
- a CDS encoding ABC transporter permease, whose amino-acid sequence MSTTTLTPTPTGAAAPATKLHDEGRIGLRNNLRHIGALVRRNLLQIKKDPESMFDALLMPVIFTLLFVYVFGGSVGGSLGGGRQDYLNYLIPGLMAMMGMNIAMAVGSGVNDDFRKGVMDRFRTMPIARSSVLIAKIVVELGRMMVATLILLGMGFALGMELKEPMLGMIEAIALSAAFGAAIMWIFILLGLTMKTAQAVQGMGMLVLMPLQFGSSIFAPTGTMPGWLQTFTDYNPLSNLADSARALMMGGPLAHSVWVTLGWTVVITAVTAPLAVSRFRKKS is encoded by the coding sequence ATGAGCACGACGACTCTGACGCCCACCCCCACCGGCGCGGCCGCACCGGCCACGAAGCTCCACGACGAGGGCCGGATCGGGCTGCGGAACAACCTGCGCCACATCGGGGCACTGGTGCGCCGCAATCTGCTCCAGATCAAGAAGGATCCGGAGTCGATGTTCGACGCGCTCCTGATGCCGGTGATCTTCACCCTGCTGTTCGTGTACGTCTTCGGCGGCTCGGTCGGCGGCAGCCTGGGCGGCGGCCGTCAGGACTACCTCAACTACCTGATCCCGGGCCTGATGGCCATGATGGGCATGAACATCGCCATGGCGGTCGGCTCCGGTGTCAACGACGACTTCCGCAAGGGGGTCATGGACCGGTTCCGCACGATGCCCATCGCCCGGTCCTCGGTGCTCATCGCGAAGATCGTGGTCGAGCTCGGCAGGATGATGGTCGCCACGCTGATCCTGCTGGGCATGGGCTTCGCGCTGGGCATGGAGCTCAAGGAACCCATGCTCGGGATGATCGAGGCGATCGCCCTGTCGGCCGCGTTCGGCGCCGCCATCATGTGGATCTTCATCCTGCTCGGGCTGACGATGAAGACGGCTCAGGCGGTCCAGGGGATGGGGATGCTCGTGCTGATGCCGCTCCAGTTCGGTTCGTCCATCTTCGCGCCGACCGGGACCATGCCCGGCTGGCTCCAGACGTTCACCGACTACAACCCGCTGTCCAACCTGGCCGACTCCGCCCGCGCCCTGATGATGGGCGGCCCGCTCGCCCACTCGGTCTGGGTGACGCTCGGCTGGACCGTGGTCATCACCGCGGTGACGGCCCCGCTCGCGGTGTCCAGGTTCCGCAAGAAGTCCTGA
- a CDS encoding site-2 protease family protein, whose translation MTTAFRRPSDRRVSPIFLGIVAVMAVSGWAVWTDFADRTGFAVFLFVTAAWIVSLCLHEYAHARTALHSGDISIGAKGYLTLNPLKYTHALLSIVLPVLFVIMGGIGLPGGAVYIERGRISGRWKHSLISAAGPLTNVLFAVVCTAPFWLGALDGVPLSFRLALAFLALLQVTAAILNFLPVPGLDGYGVIEPWLSDGVRRQVAPFAPFGLIAVFALLWIPEINGVFFDAVDALLRGLGVSEAETYCGLDAYRFWQEWFGDQDPGCALIR comes from the coding sequence ATGACGACCGCGTTCCGCCGCCCCAGCGACCGGCGGGTCAGTCCGATCTTCCTCGGGATCGTCGCCGTCATGGCCGTCTCGGGCTGGGCGGTGTGGACCGATTTCGCCGACCGGACCGGGTTCGCGGTCTTCCTGTTCGTCACGGCTGCCTGGATCGTCTCACTCTGCCTCCACGAGTACGCCCACGCACGCACCGCGCTGCACAGCGGCGACATCTCGATCGGGGCGAAGGGCTATCTCACCCTCAACCCGCTCAAGTACACCCACGCCCTGCTGAGCATCGTGCTGCCCGTGCTCTTCGTCATCATGGGCGGCATCGGCCTGCCGGGCGGGGCGGTCTACATCGAGCGGGGCCGCATCAGCGGGCGCTGGAAGCACAGCCTGATCTCGGCGGCCGGCCCCCTCACCAACGTGCTGTTCGCCGTCGTCTGCACGGCGCCGTTCTGGCTGGGCGCCCTGGACGGCGTCCCGCTCTCCTTCCGGCTGGCCCTCGCGTTCCTGGCACTGCTCCAGGTGACGGCGGCGATCCTGAACTTCCTGCCGGTCCCGGGGCTCGACGGTTACGGCGTGATCGAGCCGTGGCTGTCGGACGGCGTCCGGCGTCAGGTGGCGCCGTTCGCGCCCTTCGGGCTGATCGCCGTCTTCGCGCTCCTGTGGATCCCGGAGATCAACGGGGTCTTCTTCGACGCGGTGGACGCCCTGCTGCGGGGGCTGGGCGTGAGCGAGGCCGAGACGTACTGCGGCCTCGACGCCTACCGCTTCTGGCAGGAGTGGTTCGGCGACCAGGACCCGGGCTGTGCGCTGATCCGCTAA
- a CDS encoding BTAD domain-containing putative transcriptional regulator has protein sequence MHYGILGTTRALRADGTAVNLGGARLRALLTVLALRPGRTVPAGTLVDEVWDGDPPADAVGALQALVGRLRRALGPEAVESAESGYRLAAEPGNVDLYRFERLAGEGARVMEQGEPVKAVAVLDDALALWRGPALTDLPDRAVAAARWDARRLDARRIRIEAVLALGRADEALAELAGLCADHPLDEPLQVLRIGALRDAGRAAQALTAYDEVRTLFAERLGTDPGPALRALHADLLHGDPPAAEASPAAPPVRRGNLRARLTSFVGRDADIADLREDLTRARLVTLLGPGGAGKTRLSQEAAEAVAASWPDGVWLVELAPVDDPEAVPETVLGALGARETVLRGAGAEGLRAVERGSVAGAGSAVAHLVEHCSQRRMLLLLDNCEHVVEAAARLTDHLLARCPGLTVLATSREPLGVPGELVRPVDPLPDPMALRLFADRGAAARPGFRVDADAETAAACAEICRRLDGLPLAIELAAARLRMLGPRRIADRLDDRFRLLTSGSRTVLPRQQTLRAVVDWSWDLLDEEERAALRRLSVFAGGCDLAAAEEVCSLPGAVLADARDVAPLLGSLVDKSLVVAAPGDDGDMRYRLLETVAEYASERLGEAGERSAAERRHLVHYRELARTTDPELRGPRQLAAIQRFEREYENLRTALRRATAARDEHEALCLVLSLAWYWQMRDLRADARHWSEAVGALGPDPFGESAEPATSLFERCTDRPPPMEAERLQEARRGVRLVELASLDHTADDWTADEGQARLRVIARTYRAGQPQTCRMPGALWLFAVIFTGEPDQLRHLTNETVRACREFRYEWELAAALQLRANVLANRPEWAGEARRDADESLGIFLRLGDVWGVAEAYSSRGEANERAGRHEAAAEDFLAAIGYAEQLGAPSQVALLRARYASVLCETGRPEEGEHILREVLAESRTLGNEARPAARLYLSQLLGRTGRVAEAREQLTLLRAEFASETVAIFDGFVVGLLAWLDNLDGRHAEALTGALYALDHSRSSLARMVAPQMTSAHLTTLARAVAGLGGERSGRDAAMLLGLQKELLPKGHVPAAIERENLAEAERAARAAEPDEAAFEAAYAEGGGLTLEEATALVHAYGDE, from the coding sequence GTGCACTACGGCATCCTCGGTACCACCCGCGCCCTCCGGGCCGACGGCACGGCCGTCAACCTCGGCGGGGCGCGGCTGCGCGCCCTGCTCACCGTGCTCGCCCTGCGCCCGGGCCGCACGGTCCCGGCCGGGACCCTCGTCGACGAGGTGTGGGACGGCGACCCGCCCGCCGACGCCGTCGGCGCCCTCCAGGCACTCGTGGGCAGGCTCAGGCGGGCGCTCGGCCCGGAAGCCGTCGAGTCCGCGGAGAGCGGCTACCGCCTCGCCGCCGAACCCGGGAACGTCGACCTGTACCGCTTCGAGCGGCTCGCGGGGGAGGGCGCCCGGGTCATGGAGCAGGGCGAGCCGGTGAAGGCCGTCGCCGTCCTCGACGACGCCCTCGCCCTGTGGCGCGGGCCCGCGCTCACCGATCTGCCCGACCGTGCCGTGGCGGCCGCGCGGTGGGACGCCAGGCGCCTCGACGCGCGCCGGATCCGCATCGAGGCCGTCCTGGCCCTGGGCCGCGCCGACGAGGCGCTGGCGGAACTCGCCGGGCTCTGCGCCGACCACCCGCTCGACGAGCCCCTGCAGGTCCTGCGCATCGGGGCGTTGAGGGACGCCGGACGTGCCGCACAGGCCCTCACGGCGTACGACGAGGTCCGCACCCTGTTCGCCGAACGGCTCGGCACCGATCCCGGCCCGGCACTGCGCGCCCTGCACGCGGACCTGCTGCACGGGGACCCGCCCGCCGCGGAGGCCTCACCCGCCGCACCGCCCGTGCGCCGGGGGAACCTGCGGGCCAGGCTCACGAGCTTCGTGGGGCGTGACGCGGACATCGCGGACCTGCGCGAGGACCTGACCCGGGCCCGGCTGGTCACGCTCCTCGGTCCGGGAGGCGCCGGGAAGACCCGGCTCTCCCAGGAGGCCGCCGAGGCGGTCGCCGCGTCCTGGCCCGACGGTGTCTGGCTGGTCGAACTCGCCCCGGTCGACGACCCGGAGGCGGTGCCCGAGACCGTACTCGGCGCACTGGGCGCCCGCGAGACCGTGCTGCGCGGGGCCGGGGCGGAGGGACTGCGTGCCGTGGAGCGGGGCTCCGTGGCCGGCGCCGGGAGCGCCGTCGCCCACCTCGTCGAGCACTGCTCCCAGCGGCGCATGCTCCTGCTGCTCGACAACTGCGAGCACGTGGTCGAGGCGGCGGCCCGGCTCACGGACCACCTCCTCGCCCGGTGTCCCGGCCTCACCGTCCTCGCGACGAGCCGTGAGCCCCTCGGCGTGCCCGGCGAACTGGTGCGCCCCGTGGACCCGTTGCCCGACCCCATGGCCCTGCGCCTGTTCGCCGACCGCGGGGCCGCCGCCAGGCCGGGCTTCCGGGTCGACGCCGACGCGGAGACGGCGGCGGCCTGCGCCGAGATCTGCCGCCGGCTCGACGGGCTCCCGCTCGCCATCGAACTGGCCGCGGCCCGGCTGCGCATGCTCGGCCCGCGCCGGATCGCCGACCGCCTCGACGACCGCTTCCGGCTGCTGACCAGTGGTAGCCGCACCGTACTGCCCCGCCAGCAGACCCTGCGCGCGGTCGTCGACTGGTCGTGGGACCTGCTCGACGAGGAGGAACGCGCCGCGCTGCGCAGGCTGTCCGTGTTCGCCGGCGGCTGTGACCTCGCCGCCGCCGAGGAGGTCTGCTCCCTGCCCGGGGCGGTCCTGGCCGACGCCCGCGACGTGGCACCGCTCCTCGGCTCGCTGGTCGACAAGTCCCTGGTGGTCGCCGCCCCGGGCGACGACGGCGACATGCGCTACCGGCTCCTGGAGACGGTCGCGGAATACGCGTCCGAACGCCTCGGGGAGGCGGGGGAGCGGTCCGCCGCCGAACGCCGGCACCTCGTCCACTACCGGGAACTGGCCCGCACCACCGACCCGGAACTCCGCGGCCCCCGCCAGCTGGCGGCGATCCAGAGGTTCGAGCGCGAGTACGAGAACCTGCGCACCGCGCTGCGCCGGGCGACGGCCGCGCGGGACGAGCACGAAGCGCTCTGCCTCGTGCTGTCCCTCGCCTGGTACTGGCAGATGCGTGATCTGCGCGCCGACGCCCGGCACTGGTCCGAGGCCGTCGGCGCCCTCGGTCCCGATCCCTTCGGTGAGTCCGCCGAGCCCGCCACCTCCTTGTTCGAGCGGTGTACGGACCGGCCACCGCCGATGGAGGCCGAGCGCCTCCAGGAGGCGCGGCGCGGAGTACGGCTGGTCGAGCTGGCCAGCCTGGACCACACGGCGGACGACTGGACGGCGGACGAAGGCCAGGCACGGCTGCGGGTGATCGCCCGTACCTACCGGGCGGGCCAGCCGCAGACCTGCCGGATGCCGGGAGCCCTCTGGCTGTTCGCCGTCATATTCACCGGTGAGCCCGACCAGTTGCGTCACCTCACGAACGAGACGGTGCGCGCCTGCCGTGAGTTCCGATACGAGTGGGAGCTGGCCGCCGCCCTCCAGCTGCGGGCCAACGTGCTGGCCAACCGGCCCGAATGGGCCGGCGAGGCCAGGCGGGACGCGGACGAGAGCCTGGGCATCTTCCTCCGCCTCGGTGATGTCTGGGGTGTCGCGGAGGCCTACTCCTCCCGTGGCGAGGCCAACGAGCGGGCGGGCCGCCACGAGGCGGCCGCCGAGGACTTCCTCGCCGCGATCGGCTACGCGGAGCAGCTCGGCGCCCCGTCACAGGTGGCGCTGCTGCGGGCCCGGTACGCCTCCGTGCTCTGCGAGACGGGCCGGCCGGAGGAGGGGGAGCACATCCTGCGCGAGGTGCTCGCGGAGAGCCGCACCCTGGGCAACGAGGCACGGCCCGCCGCCCGGCTCTACCTCTCCCAGCTGCTGGGCCGGACCGGCCGCGTCGCCGAGGCGCGGGAGCAGCTCACACTGCTGCGAGCCGAGTTCGCCTCGGAGACGGTGGCGATCTTCGACGGGTTCGTCGTGGGTCTGCTCGCCTGGCTGGACAACCTCGACGGCCGTCACGCCGAAGCGCTGACCGGGGCCCTGTACGCACTGGACCACTCGCGGAGTTCGCTGGCGCGCATGGTGGCGCCGCAGATGACCTCCGCCCATCTGACCACCCTCGCCCGGGCCGTGGCCGGGCTGGGCGGCGAGCGGAGCGGCCGGGACGCGGCGATGCTGCTCGGCCTCCAGAAGGAGCTGCTGCCGAAGGGCCACGTACCGGCCGCGATCGAGCGCGAGAACCTGGCGGAGGCGGAGCGCGCCGCCCGTGCGGCGGAACCGGACGAAGCCGCCTTCGAGGCCGCGTACGCCGAAGGCGGCGGCCTCACACTGGAGGAGGCCACCGCCCTGGTGCACGCGTACGGGGATGAGTAG
- a CDS encoding MFS transporter gives MTSRLLPDLSPWRSSADFRLLWVQGLVTYFGSFMALIALPLQIKHLTGSPLAVGAMGAVELVPLVVFGLYGGALADSADRRRVILGTEAGLGLLAVVLLVNALAPEPALWPLYVVAGGVSALAGLQRPALDSLMARIVPHDQQTAAAALNSLRWQVGAIAGPSLAGVVVAYAGHATAYAVTVVTFAVSVVLCLRLSSAPPAHDAEKPSLRGIAEGARYAWSRPVLLGTYAIDLAAMFFAFPNAVFPFLADDLDAEWALGLMYAAGSVGSLALGLTSGWTSRVRRHGLFVVGGAAGWGLAIAAAGWFRNIWLVLVCLALAGAGDMLSGLGRSTIWNQTIPDELRGRLAGIEVLSYSVGPQLGQVRAGAMAGWTGARSAVWSGGAACVASVALLAATLPKLLTYDSATDEDAIRRRAAGTGPVEDRPGSAPAGPPGTEPGVLPAARIDL, from the coding sequence GTGACCTCCCGCCTGCTTCCCGACCTCTCCCCCTGGCGTTCCTCCGCCGACTTCCGGCTGCTCTGGGTCCAGGGGCTGGTGACCTACTTCGGCAGCTTCATGGCCCTGATCGCGCTGCCGCTGCAGATCAAGCACCTCACCGGTTCGCCGCTCGCCGTGGGGGCGATGGGCGCGGTGGAACTCGTGCCGCTGGTCGTCTTCGGACTGTACGGAGGGGCGCTGGCCGATTCCGCCGACCGCCGCAGGGTCATCCTGGGCACCGAGGCGGGGCTCGGGCTGCTGGCGGTGGTCCTGCTGGTCAACGCGCTCGCCCCGGAACCCGCGCTCTGGCCGCTTTACGTGGTGGCGGGCGGGGTGTCCGCGCTGGCCGGGCTGCAGCGGCCGGCCCTGGACTCCCTGATGGCCAGGATCGTGCCGCACGACCAGCAGACCGCCGCCGCCGCGCTCAACTCGCTGCGCTGGCAGGTCGGTGCCATCGCCGGGCCCTCGCTCGCGGGGGTTGTGGTGGCCTACGCGGGACACGCGACGGCGTATGCCGTCACCGTCGTCACGTTCGCGGTCTCGGTGGTGCTGTGCCTGCGTCTTTCGTCGGCGCCGCCCGCCCATGACGCCGAGAAACCGTCCCTGCGCGGGATCGCCGAGGGTGCCCGCTACGCGTGGAGCCGCCCGGTGCTGCTCGGGACGTACGCGATCGATCTCGCCGCGATGTTCTTCGCCTTCCCGAACGCGGTCTTCCCGTTCCTCGCGGACGACCTGGACGCCGAGTGGGCCCTGGGCCTGATGTACGCCGCCGGGTCGGTGGGCTCCCTCGCGCTGGGGCTGACCAGCGGCTGGACCTCGCGGGTGCGCCGGCACGGGCTGTTCGTCGTGGGCGGCGCTGCGGGCTGGGGCCTGGCGATCGCGGCGGCCGGGTGGTTCCGGAACATCTGGCTGGTCCTGGTCTGCCTGGCCCTCGCGGGAGCGGGCGACATGCTCAGCGGGCTCGGCCGGTCGACGATCTGGAACCAGACGATCCCGGACGAGCTGCGGGGGCGGCTCGCCGGGATCGAGGTGCTCTCGTACAGCGTCGGCCCCCAGCTGGGCCAGGTCCGGGCGGGTGCGATGGCCGGCTGGACGGGGGCCCGCTCCGCGGTGTGGTCGGGCGGGGCGGCGTGCGTCGCCTCGGTGGCGCTGCTCGCCGCGACGCTGCCGAAGCTGCTGACCTACGACTCCGCGACGGACGAGGACGCGATCCGCAGGCGTGCGGCCGGCACCGGCCCCGTCGAGGACCGGCCCGGCTCCGCGCCCGCCGGGCCACCCGGCACGGAGCCGGGTGTCCTGCCCGCCGCCCGCATCGACCTCTGA
- a CDS encoding ATP-binding cassette domain-containing protein has protein sequence MKQHDKNLRGGRNAVEVRGLVKHYGTTKALDGVDLDVREGTVLGVLGPNGAGKTTLVRCLSTLILPDAGHAVVAGYDVVKQPRQLRRTIGLTGQYASVDEKLSGWENLYMIGRLLDLPRKKARSRADELLERFSLTDAAKKAAMDYSGGMRRRLDLAASMIGNPAVLYLDEPTTGLDPRTRNEVWDEVQRMVAEGATVLLTTQYMEEAEQLASELTVIDRGKIIARGGVDELKAKVGGRTLQIRPSDPAELAAMAQALREAGLDGVAGAQAVPDEGLLYVPILSDEQLTAVIGLLGTRGFALAHVATALPSLDEVFLAITGDKATVTDSIPQEVAA, from the coding sequence ATGAAGCAACACGACAAGAACCTCAGGGGCGGCAGGAACGCCGTCGAGGTACGGGGGCTGGTCAAGCACTACGGCACGACCAAGGCGCTGGACGGGGTGGACCTCGACGTGCGCGAGGGCACCGTCCTCGGCGTACTCGGGCCCAACGGTGCCGGCAAGACCACGCTCGTACGCTGTCTGTCCACCCTGATCCTGCCCGACGCCGGGCACGCGGTCGTGGCGGGCTACGACGTGGTGAAGCAGCCCCGCCAGCTGCGCCGGACCATAGGCCTGACCGGGCAGTACGCCTCGGTGGACGAGAAGCTGTCCGGCTGGGAGAACCTCTACATGATCGGGCGGCTGCTCGACCTGCCGCGCAAGAAGGCCCGGTCCCGCGCCGATGAGCTGCTGGAGCGCTTCTCGCTCACCGACGCGGCGAAGAAGGCCGCGATGGACTACTCCGGCGGCATGCGGCGGCGGCTGGACCTGGCCGCATCCATGATCGGCAACCCGGCCGTCCTCTACCTCGACGAGCCGACAACGGGGCTCGACCCCCGTACCCGCAACGAGGTCTGGGACGAGGTGCAGCGGATGGTCGCGGAGGGCGCGACCGTGCTCCTCACCACGCAGTACATGGAAGAGGCCGAACAGCTCGCCAGTGAACTCACCGTCATCGACCGGGGCAAGATCATCGCCCGGGGCGGTGTCGACGAGCTCAAGGCCAAGGTCGGCGGCCGCACCCTGCAGATCCGCCCCTCCGACCCGGCGGAACTGGCCGCCATGGCACAGGCGTTGCGCGAGGCCGGGCTCGACGGCGTCGCGGGCGCCCAGGCGGTCCCGGACGAGGGACTGCTGTATGTGCCGATCCTCAGCGACGAGCAGCTGACGGCCGTGATCGGCCTGCTCGGCACCCGCGGATTCGCCCTCGCCCACGTCGCCACCGCGCTGCCGAGCCTGGACGAGGTGTTCCTCGCCATCACGGGCGACAAGGCCACCGTCACCGACTCGATCCCCCAGGAGGTCGCGGCATGA
- the npdG gene encoding NADPH-dependent F420 reductase: protein MTTNDRGSDPKPPAKDPWDLPDVSGLTVGVLGGTGPQGRGLAYRLARAGQKVVIGSRAADRAEAAAAELGLGVEGADNAECARRSDVVIVAVPWDGHAKTLESLREELAGKLVVDCVNPLGFDKKGAYALKPEEGSAAEQAAALLPDSRVTAAFHHLSAVLLQDETIDEIDTDVMVLGEARADTDTVQALASRIPGMRGVFAGRLRNAHQVESLVANLISVNRRYKAHAGLRTTDV, encoded by the coding sequence ATGACTACGAATGACAGGGGCAGCGACCCCAAGCCCCCCGCCAAGGACCCGTGGGACCTTCCCGACGTGTCCGGCCTGACCGTCGGCGTGCTCGGCGGGACCGGCCCCCAGGGCCGCGGCCTCGCCTACCGCCTCGCCCGCGCCGGGCAGAAGGTGGTCATCGGCTCACGCGCCGCCGACCGCGCCGAGGCCGCGGCGGCCGAGCTGGGCCTGGGCGTCGAGGGTGCGGACAACGCGGAGTGCGCGCGCCGCAGCGACGTCGTGATCGTCGCCGTGCCGTGGGACGGTCACGCCAAGACGCTGGAATCCCTGCGCGAGGAGCTCGCCGGCAAGCTCGTCGTCGACTGCGTCAACCCGCTGGGATTCGACAAGAAGGGCGCCTACGCCCTGAAGCCCGAGGAAGGCAGCGCCGCGGAGCAGGCAGCCGCCCTCCTGCCGGACTCCCGGGTCACCGCCGCCTTCCACCACCTGTCGGCGGTGCTGCTGCAGGACGAGACGATCGACGAGATCGACACCGATGTCATGGTGCTGGGCGAGGCGCGCGCCGACACGGACACCGTGCAGGCGCTCGCGAGCCGCATCCCCGGCATGCGCGGCGTCTTCGCCGGCCGGCTGCGCAACGCACACCAGGTCGAGTCCCTGGTGGCGAACCTGATCTCCGTCAACCGCCGCTACAAGGCACACGCGGGGCTGCGCACCACCGACGTGTGA